A window of Babesia microti strain RI chromosome III, complete genome contains these coding sequences:
- a CDS encoding hypothetical protein (overlaps_old_locusTagID:BBM_III00975) produces MVGIKRTSSFGDITSMPLKTPVSRCVFRDVDRPGPNASNISYKFDRLTIKSPDSGFPPPKKSRIAYYLLTGASKIKLTSYPFSVGYGSSFSYNLHNSKDTQSAEERELFRLYINANYTLDLITLNTYVLVNGHKVERCITLVRGDIIVIPNSDISIKLYLEYEPAQDIRETALIKAPIYSQEPGMTLVYVFAIYGASCDSERIRQRSLTVNKMQFITPVADFTCKFGRETPHSSANSTPVCTSRAQELSSLSLPGSPAIKIHMSSSMAVRTPDKAASIDADSCEASCSSAYKTLFSSEATPSPTHLLWSTYMRERMQEQEEKVLSTSPSIVSGRSAAEYFTCLSVPKTATLGALKAEFDKQLEPMGICSRYSVHAELGKGSLDDRLENFWVFQLERLDVECEHKAPMTALKLARIQPIQHARVVYIHFY; encoded by the coding sequence ATGGTAGGGATTAAAAGGACGTCGTCTTTCGGCGATATCACGTCTATGCCACTGAAAACCCCGGTCTCCCGCTGCGTCTTTAGGGATGTAGACCGGCCAGGGCCAAACGCTTCAAACATATCGTACAAGTTTGATAGGCTGACTATCAAATCCCCCGATTCTGGATTCCCTCCACCTAAAAAATCACGCATCGCTTACTATTTGCTCACCGGTGCCTCCAAGATCAAACTTACTTCGTATCCCTTCTCCGTTGGATACGGCTCCAGTTTTAGCTACAATCTGCACAATTCAAAGGATACCCAGTCCGCTGAAGAAAGGGAATTGTTTAGGCTCTACATAAATGCAAACTATACTCTGGACCTAATAACGCTAAACACCTACGTTCTGGTTAACGGACATAAAGTGGAGCGTTGTATAACGCTGGTGCGTGGAGATATTATCGTCATCCCTAATTCTGACATATCTATCAAACTGTACTTAGAGTATGAACCGGCACAGGATATAAGGGAAACCGCGTTAATAAAGGCGCCCATTTACTCGCAAGAGCCCGGGATGACCCTAGTATACGTATTCGCCATATATGGCGCCTCCTGTGACTCGGAGCGTATTCGCCAACGGAGTTTGACGGTCAATAAGATGCAGTTCATAACTCCGGTGGCCGATTTTACATGCAAATTTGGCAGGGAAACGCCACATTCCAGTGCAAATTCGACCCCCGTTTGTACTAGCAGGGCCCAAGAACTCTCTTCTCTCTCACTGCCCGGATCTCCCGCgataaaaattcatatGTCTTCAAGTATGGCTGTTAGGACTCCAGATAAAGCAGCGTCCATCGACGCGGATAGTTGCGAAGCTTCATGCTCAAGCGCCTATAAAACTCTATTTTCAAGTGAAGCTACCCCAAGTCCCACCCATCTGCTATGGTCCACATACATGCGGGAGAGGATGCAGGAACAGGAAGAAAAGGTGCTCAGTACATCCCCTTCCATTGTTTCCGGTCGATCGGCTGCTGAATATTTCACCTGTCTTTCGGTCCCCAAAACAGCGACTTTAGGCGCACTAAAGGCAGAGTTTGATAAGCAGCTGGAGCCCATGGGCATTTGCAGCAGGTATTCAGTGCATGCCGAATTAGGTAAGGGCAGTTTGGATGACCGACTGGAGAATTTTTGGGTGTTCCAACTTGAGCGTCTGGATGTGGAATGTGAGCACAAGGCGCCTATGACGGCGCTAAAATTGGCGAGGATACAGCCAATTCAGCATGCTAGGGTAGTATATATTCACTTTTATTGA
- a CDS encoding 26S proteasome regulatory subunit N1 (overlaps_old_locusTagID:BBM_III00980): MKGQDATPDIYDAYRQKLEQLLLDIRDRSEKDVESLEQLVGEAKLAAQSLTAAPKFLKIVRGKAKQPDNATEQPAASNATECRADRAVAPKTFENVEWLTKLLDDPRPEFKQQLLELLSFLCCADEGGYKAIQYRIQLMAMLGPATDATLETAKEPSGKDKNLSDKEKNSAATAAPFGFGDEYLRTLVSQIVMARADPLSNVQLIDVLPIVRAIAPHWMVSGNELEALDLLYEADMLDSLPALVGDDQVLGERLGPYLVGLAQYASGSPEWNNLLKLAYTIYCQCKLHFQAFQISLLLDNRTLLLKTLAASPPMVAKQIAFACSRHSMPLYLTDDVHQVANLSWGERQSGFYIYMAQELDLLEPKTAEDVCKDPSGWKSRMVDSSLENLGKTLVNCFVNAGFCSDTLFTCEHSNWVFKHKDYAAFTATLLSGLIHLWNVDEGLSVLDTYQYSEDCYVKGGALAGFGLLSCGVWPEADPISTLVNEHLESPVYAVKLGAIMALGLAYAGTCREDLMEVLAPVLLDPSSSMHSGWAALSLGLIFAGSASPDASELLITALLEKCPPATEGTADPAAFKGTVPFLAVSLALVYLTKKDSVELALEATQALPAPVAILTTLLLESFAFAASGDMLKVQKMLQLTVRQTDAVAESEDEESDGGEAGEGNPTSLAALLGIALISLGEPLQEEMAFRLIQQPLSCGTTAEKRAVPLALALISLSNPQNQLISLLSKLTRDSDEVTAMNAVIALGLIGAGTNNSRIAQLLQQQAVVYSRDPAGLLGVRFAQGILHLGKGLLTLNPVHSDGLLVNRVSLAALAALLHLGADFKSFLSEMPYAVSLLGLAIKPRWLVAVDENLDPKAVPVRIGAAVDTLGQAGNPRRISGFQTHSTPVLIGLGQRAELVSGHALSPVLEGIVIVPSTRTDGGGHRHS, translated from the coding sequence ATGAAGGGCCAAGATGCGACTCCAGATATCTACGATGCGTATCGCCAGAAATTGGAACAACTACTACTGGACATCAGAGACAGGTCTGAAAAGGATGTGGAATCACTCGAACAATTGGTTGGCGAGGCTAAGCTGGCGGCGCAATCATTAACAGCTGCACCCAAATTTCTCAAAATAGTTAGGGGAAAGGCCAAACAACCAGACAATGCCACAGAGCAGCCAGCTGCCTCCAATGCCACTGAATGCCGCGCGGATAGGGCTGTTGCACCGAAGACATTCGAGAACGTTGAATGGCTCACCAAGTTACTTGACGACCCTCGGCCAGAGTTCAAGCAGCAGCTGCTTGAACTTCTGTCGTTTCTATGCTGCGCTGACGAGGGGGGATACAAGGCCATCCAGTACCGCATACAGCTCATGGCCATGCTTGGCCCTGCCACAGACGCTACGCTAGAAACGGCCAAGGAGCCATCTGGAAAAGACAAAAATCTGTCCGACAAGGAAAAAAATTCCGCGGCTACCGCCGCGCCATTTGGATTCGGAGACGAATATTTACGTACGTTAGTCTCGCAAATTGTCATGGCGCGCGCCGACCCCCTTTCCAATGTCCAACTAATCGACGTCCTACCTATAGTACGTGCCATCGCCCCGCACTGGATGGTCAGCGGCAATGAACTAGAGGCCCTAGACCTACTATACGAGGCGGATATGCTAGACTCACTCCCCGCTCTAGTGGGTGATGATCAAGTGCTAGGCGAAAGACTGGGCCCATACCTGGTCGGACTTGCCCAGTATGCCTCCGGAAGCCCCGAGTGGAATAACCTGCTAAAATTAGCATACACCATCTACTGTCAGTGTAAACTACACTTCCAGGCCTTCCAAATCTCTCTGCTTTTGGATAATCGCACGCTACTGCTAAAAACACTTGCCGCTTCACCACCTATGGTGGCCAAACAAATTGCCTTCGCTTGCTCACGCCATTCCATGCCACTCTACCTCACCGATGATGTGCATCAAGTTGCTAATCTTTCTTGGGGAGAGAGACAGTCCGGCTTCTATATATACATGGCCCAAGAACTTGATCTGCTAGAACCCAAAACCGCCGAAGATGTATGCAAGGATCCTTCCGGCTGGAAATCTAGAATGGTGGACTCCTCACTTGAAAATCTCGGAAAAACACTCGTCAACTGCTTCGTTAATGCCGGGTTCTGCTCAGATACACTCTTCACTTGCGAACACAGTAATTGGGTATTCAAACACAAAGACTATGCTGCATTCACTGCCACGCTACTATCGGGACTCATTCACCTTTGGAACGTAGACGAGGGACTCTCCGTATTGGACACCTATCAGTATTCTGAGGACTGCTATGTCAAGGGAGGAGCACTGGCCGGCTTCGGACTGCTCAGCTGCGGCGTATGGCCTGAGGCAGATCCCATCTCCACGCTTGTCAATGAACACTTGGAGTCGCCTGTTTACGCTGTTAAATTGGGCGCGATCATGGCGTTGGGACTGGCATACGCAGGGACCTGCAGGGAAGATCTCATGGAAGTGCTGGCACCTGTGCTGCTGGACCCGTCATCCTCAATGCACTCGGGCTGGGCGGCACTCTCACTGGGGCTCATCTTCGCCGGATCCGCCTCTCCAGATGCTTCCGAACTTCTCATCACCGCTCTACTGGAAAAATGCCCTCCAGCCACCGAAGGAACCGCTGACCCCGCGGCCTTCAAGGGCACCGTACCCTTTCTCGCTGTCTCACTCGCACTCGTATACCTCACCAAAAAAGATTCCGTAGAGCTGGCGCTAGAGGCCACGCAGGCCCTGCCGGCACCGGTTGCCATACTGACGACGCTGCTGTTGGAAAGCTTCGCATTCGCCGCCTCGGGTGATATGCTCAAAGTGCAAAAAATGCTACAGCTGACGGTTAGACAGACAGATGCTGTCGCGGAGTCGGAAGACGAGGAAAGCGATGGGGGGGAGGCGGGGGAGGGAAACCCAACGTCCCTGGCCGCACTATTGGGAATCGCCCTAATCTCACTGGGCGAACCGCTGCAGGAAGAAATGGCCTTTAGGCTGATCCAACAGCCCCTCTCCTGCGGTACGACGGCTGAAAAAAGAGCTGTGCCACTGGCACTAGCATTGATCTCCCTGTCCAACCCCCAAAACCAACTTATATCTCTGCTTAGCAAGCTGACGCGGGACAGTGACGAGGTGACGGCCATGAACGCCGTCATCGCACTGGGACTCATAGGGGCTGGGACTAACAACTCCAGGATCGCCCAGCTGCTGCAGCAGCAGGCCGTTGTCTACTCGAGGGACCCGGCCGGCCTGCTGGGCGTGAGGTTCGCCCAGGGTATTCTACACCTTGGCAAGGGGTTACTTACTCTCAACCCCGTTCATTCCGACGGGCTGCTGGTTAACCGCGTCTCCCTGGCCGCGTTAGCTGCACTGCTCCACCTGGGCGCAGACTTTAAGTCGTTCCTCAGCGAAATGCCGTACGCGGTGTCTCTGTTAGGACTGGCGATCAAGCCGCGCTGGCTGGTGGCTGTAGATGAGAATTTAGACCCCAAGGCCGTACCGGTTCGTATAGGCGCGGCTGTAGATACACTGGGACAGGCGGGAAACCCTAGGCGCATTTCTGGCTTCCAGACGCACTCCACGCCCGTGCTTATTGGACTAGGGCAGCGAGCAGAGCTCGTGTCCGGGCACGCTCTGTCGCCGGTCCTTGAGGGCATCGTCATTGTGCCGTCCACCCGTACTGATGGCGGCGGGCACAGACACAGCTAG
- a CDS encoding hypothetical protein (overlaps_old_locusTagID:BBM_III00985): protein MNNRGCIVYAVYAMPEDMLDWYCKLEGKLSLVDLSNELDLMTGELRSKVNSTISKAECHLDQLIECIRSIREDGPLDISIVESVKQLNLLIKKAEMDHSQLDKLEVLEDYRIKLKDAHEILTLFSNWDDLVAKIRELLSVDTNDNGVSAESEVSNEIAAMKDSDFINLLPLSTLMANIAQGYKKARKFVAKQVLSNIATIYQGYYTVFLTRLAMFVEKVLEDNMSPLDAEQFRSLYFAEADEVGMELGFFDTPQSLMKSHIFKPFKRIFHEYLSGLLSSLSEGQEFAHISSLDGYKKASFVIKVFVKFILTYIEERQAVIEGIIQASQITLHVVNSGLSELSILYLMLQTTISTPKESIEELLITYSEVTSEIVTSLSISHGDLTPFLPETIFTKYIDILGCEIEKIVSIETNGLESMSPQDNSYSRLFDSLNKYTFLCIQLCECKQDDNYIKFSEFDIKIPRLASNLFRCKLHCSFLSASNRYFGLLKDMEYEKYYTTLECIEYLILLCRVKEQLHKALNAILAFDELPCEFLSKHYATDTDRADVFDKKNYRMVVDSLEELIEKVPICIVSHAICHISKNLREYSTLSVFQVGGSNGLPTSLLSLAGESFISLIPPFTNVTAFDLPKLVFAEFVQVLIENVKKIHRLSKSGAQQLTTDLKYVAQTGSAFGLRSNQLNNLIENVEAALSGRPYGDPWLCSLTSEW, encoded by the exons ATGAATAATAGGGGGTGTATAGTATATGCCGTATACGCTATGCCTGAGGATATGCTGGATTGGTACTGCAAGCTCGAGGGGAAGCTATCACTTGTTGATTTGAGCAATGAATTAGACCTGATGACAGGCGAATTGAGGTCTAAGGTCAATTCTACAATCAGCAAAGCAGAGTGCCACCTTGATCAGTTGATCGAATGCATAAGATCTATACGAGAGGATGGCCCGCTGGATATAAGCATAGTGGAATCTGTCAAGCagttaaatttgttgatcAAAAAGGCGGAAATGGACCATTCGCAGCTTGATAAACTGGAGGTGCTGGAGGATTACCGCATTAAACTGAAGGATGCTCATGAAATACTAACTCTGTTTTCCAATTGGGATGACTTGGTGGCTAAAATACGAGAATTATTAAGTGTAGATACTAATGACAATGGCGTATCGGCCGAGAGCGAAGTTTCCAACGAGATCGCAGCTATGAAGGATTCTGACTTTATAAACTTACTACCCCTATCCACGCTAATGGCAAACATTGCCCAGGGGTATAAGAAGGCCAGAAAATTTGTCGCTAAGCAAGTGCTTAGCAATATAGCCACGATATACCAGGGCTACTACACTGTGTTTTTGACAAGACTCGCCATGTTCGTTGAAAAGGTTTTGGAAGATAATATGTCGCCACTAGATGCTGAGCAGTTTAGGTCGTTGTATTTTGCAGAAGCAGATGAAGTTGGTATGGAATTGGGTTTTTTTGACACACCCCAATCACTGATGAAATCGCATATTTTTAAGCCATTCAAGCGTATATTTCATGAATACTTATCAGGTTTACTTTCATCATTATCTGAAGGCCAGGAGTTTGCCCACATTTCATCTCTTGATGGATATAAAAAGGCTTCTTTTGTCATAAAAGTGTTTGTCAAGTTTATACTTACGTATATAGAGGAGAGACAGGCTGTTATTGAGGGCATTATTCAAGCATCGCAAATAACTTTACATGTTGTAAATTCAGGGTTATCTGAATTATCtatattgtatttgatGTTACAAACGACAATTTCCACGCCAAAAGAATCAATTGAAgaattattgataacaTATTCAGAGGTGACGTCGGAAATTGTCACTTCGTTATCCATATCGCACGGAGACTTAACTCCATTTCTCCCCGAGACGATATTTACCAAGTATATCGATATTTTGGGGTGTGAAATAGAAAAAATAGTTAGCATTGAAACAAACGGGCTGGAGAGTATGTCTCCCCAAGATAACTCGTATTCAAGGCTATTTGATTCACTAAACAAATACACCTTCCTGTGTATCCAGTTGTGCGAATGTAAACAagatgataattatattaagttttcagaatttgatattaaGATACCCAGATTGGCCTCGAATTTATTCAGGTGTAAGTTACATTGTTCTTTTTTATCGGCATCAAACCGTTATTTCGGCCTGCTTAAGGATATGGAGTATGAAAAGTACTATACTACGTTAGAATGCATAGAATATCTCATCCTCTTATGCCGGGTCAAGGAGCAATTGCACAAGGCATTGAATGCAATTCTTGCGTTTGATGAGTTACCTtgtgaatttttatcaaagCACTATGCCACGGATACAGACCGAGCGGATGTTTTTGACAAGAAGAATTATAGAATGGTAGTGGATTCACTTGAGGAGTTGATTGAAAAGGTGCCTATATGTATAGTTTCGCACGCGATATGTCACATATCAAAAAATCTCAGG GAATATTCTACATTGTCAGTTTTCCAAGTAGGTGGGTCAAATGGCTTACCTACAAGCCTACTTTCATTAGCCGGCGAATCATTCATATCACTTATCCCGCCATTCACAAACGTAACCGCCTTTGATTTACCAAAGCTAGTATTTGCCGAGTTTGTACAAGTGCTAATTGAGAATGTGAAGAAG attcACAGGTTAAGCAAATCGGGGGCTCAGCAGCTAACAACCGACTTAAAATACGTGGCGCAAACAGGCAGTGCATTTGGATTACGAAGCAATCAGcttaacaatttgatagaGAATGTAGAAGCGGCTTTGTCTGGCCGTCCTTACGGTGATCCGTGGCTGTGCAGTTTGACTTCCGAGTGGTAG
- a CDS encoding 26S proteasome regulatory subunit T1 (overlaps_old_locusTagID:BBM_III00990): MDKKGTNHKPFDDAEIGILKHYGIGPYNDPIKRIDDDINDLTNRINKLCGVKEGDTGLAPPSQWDFALDQQTLQEEQTLQVARCTNIIDPGTEHSKYIINVKQIAKFVVGLGEKAAATDFEEGMRVGVDRNKYKIQIPLPPKIDAAVTMMTVEEKPDITYNDIGGCKEQLEMLREVVEMPLLHPEKFVSLGIDPPKGVLLYGPPGTGKTLTARAVANRTDACFICVIGSELVQKYVGEGARMVRELFQMARSKKACILFIDEVDAIGGSRGSESAHGDHEVQRTMLEIVNQLDGFDARGNIKVLMATNRPDTLDPALLRPGRIDRKVEFGLPDLEGRIHIFKIHARTMSMDKNIRYEMLARLCPNSTGADLRSVCTEAGMFAIRARRKSISERDLIEAIERVIKGYKKFSATGKYMVYN, from the exons ATGGACAAAAAGGGTACAAATCACAAACCATTTGACGATGCTGAGATCGGCATTTTGAAACACTAT GGGATCGGACCATATAACGATCCTATCAAGCGTATCGATGATGATATCAACGATTTGACAAATCGCATCAATAAGCTGTGTG GTGTAAAGGAGGGTGATACCGGATTAGCTCCGCCATCTCAGTGGGACTTTGCCCTGGATCAACAAACGCTACAGGAAGAACAGACATTACAAGTGGCCAGATGCACTAACATTATTGACCCTGGCACTGAACACTctaaatacataataaatGTCAAGCAAATCGCCAAATTTGTTGTG GGACTAGGTGAAAAAGCAGCGGCGACTGATTTTGAAGAGGGAATGCGAGTAGG TGTGGACCGTAACAAGtacaaaatacaaatacCTCTACCTCCCAAAATAGATGCAGCTGTGACTATGATGACCGTAGAAGAG AAACCCGACATAACTTACAATGACATTGGAGGATGCAAGGAGCAGCTTGAGATGTTAAGGGAAGTGGTGGAAATGCCACTATTACACCCTGAAAAATTTGTCTCTTTGGGCATCGACCCGCCCAAAGGTGTACTGCTCTATGGCCCTCCCGGTACAGGCAAAACGCTCACAGCCAGAGCAGTCGCAAATCGCACGGATGCTTGCTTCATTTGCGTTATAGGCTCAGAGCTCGTGCAAAA atacgTGGGCGAAGGTGCTAGAATGGTTAGAGAATTGTTTCAGATGGCTAGATCTAAGAAGGCGTGTATACTGTTTATTGACGAAGTAGATGCTATTGGCGGGTCACGAGGATCTGAATCTGCCCATGGAGATCATGAAGTCCAGCGTACTATGTTAG AAATTGTCAACCAATTGGACGGTTTTGACGCGAGGGGGAATATCAAAGTGCTAATGGCTACCAATCGTCCTGACACGCTAGATCCAGCCCTTTTGCGCCCAGGGAGAATTGACCGCAAGGTAGAATTTGGTTTGCCCGACCTAGAAGGTCGaattcatatttttaaaatccACGCCCGGACCATGTCCATGGACAAAAACATAAGATACGAAATGTTGGCTCGTTTATGTCCAAATAGCACGGGAGCGGATCTACGCAGCGTTTGCACTGAAGCTGGAATGTTTGCCATACGAGCTCGTCGCAAATCAATATCAGAACGAGATTTGATAGAGGCAATTGAGAGGGTTATTAAGGGTTATAAGAAGTTTTCGGCCACTGGCAAGTATATGGTGTACAACTGA
- a CDS encoding AP-1 complex subunit mu (overlaps_old_locusTagID:BBM_III00995) produces MGGLNGVYIFDGKGRLILSRNYRNTESSQVCKIFHEYIIYQDEASLKPVFVVDGTIFCWIFHNGVYFLATSTQNFNVLSTITFLHHLLKVLINYFRVVSDESIRDNFVITYELLDEMADFGYPQSTEIHVLKEFIKNTANRLIYEVGPPSAMTNAISWRQDGIKHKKNEIFLDVIETLDILISSSGSILRSEIQGCLKMKSFLSGMPECKLGLNDKIFLDKSEDNTQNVGIEDVKLHQCVRLNKFDTDKTILFIPPDGEFDLMTYRLNSPVKPLFWVDVSVHNRSSSRIDFSVKTRSQFKTKSVANNVEFQIPVPTDVDCPSFTVSVGTAAYKPQVDAMIWSIRQFQGQKEYTMTASFGLPSISDESRDNFVKKPVRVRFEIPYFTVSGLTTRYLKVIEKSGYRALTWVRYISKSGDYQIRLS; encoded by the coding sequence ATGGGCGGGTTGAACGGAGTTTACATATTCGACGGCAAGGGGCGATTGATTCTGAGCCGTAACTACCGCAACACCGAATCATCACAAGTTTGTAAGATATTTCACGAgtacataatttatcaagATGAGGCTTCACTCAAGCCTGTATTTGTCGTGGATGGCACGATTTTCTGCTGGATATTTCATAACGGCGTCTACTTTCTTGCCACTTCCactcaaaattttaatgtgCTATCAACGATTACATTTTTACACCACCTACTAAAagtattgataaattactttCGCGTCGTGTCAGATGAAAGCATAAgggataattttgtaattacATATGAACTACTTGATGAGATGGCAGATTTTGGCTACCCACAGTCCACGGAGATTCATGTGCTTAAGGagtttattaaaaatactGCTAACCGACTGATTTACGAGGTCGGACCACCATCCGCCATGACAAATGCCATCAGTTGGCGCCAAGATGGGATTAAGCACAAGAAGAATgagatatttttggatgTAATAGAGACTCTAGACATTCTAATTTCGTCATCTGGATCCATACTTAGAAGTGAAATACAGGGGTGTTTGAAGATGAAATCCTTCCTTTCTGGAATGCCTGAATGTAAGTTGGGTCTAAATGATAAGATATTTTTAGATAAGTCAGAAGATAACACTCAAAATGTGGGCATTGAAGATGTAAAATTGCATCAATGTGTTAGATTGAACAAGTTTGACACAGATAAAACGATACTATTCATCCCACCTGATGGGGAATTTGACCTAATGACATACCGATTAAACAGCCCAGTCAAGCCATTGTTCTGGGTAGATGTATCCGTTCACAATCGCTCCAGTTCCAGGATTGATTTCTCAGTAAAGACCAGATCGCAATTTAAAACCAAAAGTGTGGCAAACAATGTAGAATTTCAAATACCTGTTCCAACAGATGTAGATTGTCCATCCTTCACTGTTTCCGTGGGTACAGCGGCCTACAAGCCGCAAGTTGATGCCATGATTTGGTCAATTAGGCAGTTCCAGGGACAAAAGGAATACACTATGACAGCATCATTTGGCCTCCCCTCAATATCTGATGAATCACGcgataattttgttaaaaagcCAGTGCGGGTACGATTTGAAATACCTTACTTCACTGTTAGTGGGCTTACTACTAGATACTTGAAGGTCATTGAGAAGTCGGGGTACCGGGCGCTCACTTGGGTTAGGTATATCAGTAAGAGTGGTGATTACCAAATTAGACTTTCATGA